One window of Nocardia sp. NBC_00508 genomic DNA carries:
- a CDS encoding bifunctional 3,4-dihydroxy-2-butanone-4-phosphate synthase/GTP cyclohydrolase II, with translation MTRFDSIERAVADIAAGKAVVVVDDEDRENEGDLIFAAEKATPELVAFMIRYTSGYICVPLTGDDCDRLGLPPMYAMNQDKHGTAYTVSVDAREGITTGISGADRATTMRLLADANAKADDFTRPGHVVPLRAKDGGVLRRPGHTEAAVDLARMAGLRPAGVICEIVSQKDEGHMARTEELRVFADEHELALISIADMIAWRRKHEKHVVRVAEARIPTAHGEFKAVGYQSIYDEVEHVALVRGDISVGEDILVRVHSECLTGDVFGSLRCDCGPQLDAALEMVADEGRGVVLYMRGHEGRGIGLMHKLQAYQLQDSGHDTVDANLELGLPADARDYGTGAQILVDLGIRSMRLLTNNPAKRVGLDGYGLRITERVPMPLRANAENLHYLRTKRDRMGHDLIGLDELDLGETAH, from the coding sequence GTGACCAGGTTCGACAGCATCGAGCGCGCAGTCGCCGACATCGCAGCCGGTAAGGCGGTCGTCGTCGTCGACGACGAGGACCGCGAGAACGAGGGCGACCTCATCTTCGCGGCGGAGAAGGCCACCCCGGAGCTGGTCGCGTTCATGATCCGCTATACCTCCGGGTACATCTGTGTCCCGCTCACCGGCGACGATTGCGATCGGCTCGGCCTACCACCGATGTACGCGATGAACCAGGACAAGCACGGCACCGCCTACACCGTCTCGGTGGACGCGCGCGAAGGCATCACCACCGGCATCTCCGGCGCCGACCGCGCCACCACCATGCGGCTGCTGGCGGACGCCAACGCGAAGGCCGACGACTTCACCCGCCCCGGTCACGTGGTGCCGTTGCGCGCCAAGGACGGCGGGGTGCTGCGTCGTCCCGGTCACACCGAGGCTGCCGTCGATCTGGCGCGCATGGCCGGTCTGCGGCCCGCGGGCGTGATCTGCGAGATCGTCAGCCAGAAGGACGAGGGCCATATGGCCCGCACCGAGGAACTGCGCGTTTTCGCCGACGAACACGAGCTCGCGCTGATCTCCATCGCCGACATGATCGCCTGGCGGCGCAAGCACGAGAAGCATGTGGTGCGGGTCGCCGAGGCGCGCATCCCCACCGCGCACGGCGAGTTCAAGGCCGTCGGCTATCAGAGCATCTACGACGAGGTCGAGCATGTCGCGCTGGTGCGCGGCGATATCAGCGTCGGCGAGGACATCCTGGTCCGCGTGCACTCGGAGTGCCTGACCGGAGACGTGTTCGGGTCGCTGCGCTGTGACTGTGGTCCGCAGCTGGACGCCGCGCTGGAGATGGTCGCGGACGAGGGGCGCGGTGTGGTGCTGTACATGCGCGGTCACGAAGGGCGTGGCATCGGCCTGATGCACAAGTTGCAGGCCTACCAGCTGCAGGATTCCGGACACGACACGGTCGACGCGAATCTCGAGCTCGGGCTGCCCGCGGATGCCCGCGATTACGGCACCGGTGCACAGATCCTGGTGGATCTCGGCATCCGCTCGATGCGGTTGCTCACCAACAACCCGGCCAAGCGGGTCGGTTTGGACGGCTACGGCCTGCGGATCACCGAGCGGGTGCCGATGCCGTTGCGCGCCAATGCGGAAAACCTGCACTACCTGCGCACCAAGCGGGACCGAATGGGACACGACCTGATCGGGTTGGACGAACTCGATCTCGGCGAGACGGCGCACTGA
- a CDS encoding MmcQ/YjbR family DNA-binding protein encodes MTMTWQDVVALATELPEVEESTWWRSPGLKVGGKGFARLRSEAEGGLVLACDPAEKEALLASGDPAFYTTPHYDGYAYILIDLDRVAPDQLRELLDDAWWLTAPAKSRRLRDREAR; translated from the coding sequence ATGACGATGACCTGGCAGGACGTGGTGGCGCTTGCGACCGAACTCCCGGAGGTCGAGGAATCGACCTGGTGGCGCAGTCCGGGGTTGAAGGTCGGCGGCAAAGGGTTCGCCCGGCTGCGCAGCGAGGCGGAGGGCGGGCTCGTACTGGCCTGCGATCCGGCCGAAAAGGAGGCGTTGCTCGCCTCCGGCGATCCGGCCTTCTACACCACGCCGCACTACGACGGCTACGCCTACATCCTGATCGATCTGGATCGCGTCGCGCCCGATCAGCTGCGCGAGTTGCTCGACGACGCCTGGTGGCTCACCGCTCCGGCGAAGTCGCGCCGACTGCGCGACCGCGAAGCCCGGTGA
- the def gene encoding peptide deformylase — translation MTIQPVRLFGDPILRARAAEVTAFDRDLRQLVTDLTETMHDDGGVGMAAPQIGVGLRVFVYDTGDAAGHLVNPQWEVVGDEEQVGPEGCLSIPGLRYDTRRALRVRASGVDLDGAPVAFEAEGLLARCVQHETDHLDGVLFIDRLDPAQRKEAMRVIRESDWFAAGATVRPARSISGAGRPNPFGLGR, via the coding sequence GTGACCATTCAGCCCGTTCGCCTGTTCGGTGATCCCATCCTGCGTGCCCGCGCCGCGGAGGTCACCGCGTTCGACCGCGATCTGCGGCAGCTGGTGACCGACCTGACCGAGACCATGCACGACGACGGCGGGGTCGGCATGGCCGCGCCACAGATCGGAGTCGGGCTGCGCGTGTTCGTCTACGACACCGGCGATGCGGCCGGACATCTGGTGAACCCACAGTGGGAAGTCGTCGGCGACGAAGAACAGGTCGGCCCGGAGGGATGCTTGTCGATTCCCGGCCTGCGCTACGACACGCGGCGGGCGCTGCGCGTGCGCGCGTCCGGTGTGGACCTCGACGGCGCGCCGGTCGCGTTCGAGGCCGAGGGACTGCTGGCGCGGTGTGTGCAGCACGAGACCGATCACCTGGACGGCGTCCTGTTCATCGATCGTCTCGACCCGGCTCAGCGTAAGGAGGCGATGCGGGTCATCCGCGAATCCGACTGGTTCGCCGCGGGTGCGACGGTGCGCCCCGCCCGGTCGATCAGCGGTGCGGGCCGGCCCAACCCGTTCGGGCTGGGTCGCTGA
- the ribH gene encoding 6,7-dimethyl-8-ribityllumazine synthase, with protein MSGTGVPTFALEDAKDLTLGIVASRWHTQICDTLVANAERVAKDAGVQHITLVRCAGAMELPVVAQELARSHDAVVALGVVIRGDTPHFEYVCDAVTAGLTRVSLDEGTPVANGVLTTNNERQALDRAGLPESHENKGEQAAAAALDAALTLRALRQSA; from the coding sequence ATGAGCGGTACCGGGGTACCGACTTTCGCGTTGGAGGATGCCAAGGACCTCACCTTGGGCATCGTCGCGTCGCGCTGGCACACCCAGATCTGCGACACGCTGGTCGCGAATGCCGAGCGGGTGGCCAAGGACGCGGGCGTCCAGCACATCACGTTGGTGCGCTGCGCCGGCGCCATGGAGCTGCCGGTGGTTGCCCAGGAGCTGGCCAGGTCGCACGACGCGGTGGTCGCGCTCGGCGTGGTCATCCGCGGTGACACACCGCATTTCGAGTACGTTTGCGACGCGGTGACCGCCGGGCTCACCCGAGTATCGCTGGACGAGGGCACGCCGGTCGCGAATGGTGTGCTCACCACGAACAACGAGCGGCAGGCGCTGGATCGGGCAGGGCTGCCCGAGTCGCACGAGAACAAGGGCGAGCAGGCGGCTGCCGCGGCGTTGGATGCCGCGCTGACGCTGCGCGCCCTGCGGCAGTCCGCGTAG
- a CDS encoding PH domain-containing protein, whose amino-acid sequence MPVVRIFRRNAGSPAAPGDTPEWEFEVRPRRAVRSAWVVAVLIAAAFTAGGIWLRSGSTGVNFRVADQIAMIGIGLLGAAAVLLLTRPRVRVGSRGVSVRNVLGDNDFPWEYVRGVSFPDRKSWARLELVGDDYVPMLAIRSNDKEHAARAMARLRELGAKYSGND is encoded by the coding sequence ATGCCGGTGGTACGTATCTTCCGGAGGAACGCGGGCTCGCCCGCGGCGCCCGGCGATACGCCCGAGTGGGAGTTCGAGGTGCGCCCGCGGCGCGCGGTGCGGTCGGCCTGGGTCGTGGCGGTGCTGATCGCTGCCGCGTTCACCGCGGGCGGTATCTGGCTGCGCAGCGGGTCGACCGGCGTCAACTTCCGTGTGGCCGACCAGATCGCGATGATCGGGATCGGCTTGCTCGGCGCTGCGGCGGTGCTATTGCTGACCAGACCGAGGGTGCGAGTGGGCTCGCGCGGTGTGTCCGTGCGGAACGTCTTGGGCGACAACGATTTCCCGTGGGAGTACGTCCGAGGCGTGTCGTTCCCGGATCGGAAGTCCTGGGCGCGTCTGGAATTGGTCGGCGACGACTACGTGCCGATGCTGGCGATCCGCTCCAACGACAAGGAGCACGCCGCGCGGGCGATGGCCCGGCTGCGCGAACTCGGCGCGAAGTACTCCGGGAACGACTGA
- a CDS encoding riboflavin synthase: MFTGIVEELGEIVASEQLADAARLTIKGELVTSDAGHGDSIAVNGVCLTVVEVVGGDSFTADVMAETLNRSSIGKLDIGARVNLERAAALNSRLGGHLVQGHVDGTGTVLSRTPSDNWDVVRISLPDNLARYVVEKGSITVDGISLTVSGLGVADEPTETGDRDWFEVSLIPTTLALTNLGSATVGTTVNLEADVIAKYVERLQQRG; this comes from the coding sequence ATGTTCACAGGCATCGTCGAGGAACTCGGCGAGATCGTCGCCAGCGAGCAGCTGGCCGACGCCGCGCGGCTGACGATCAAGGGCGAGCTGGTGACCTCCGATGCCGGGCACGGTGATTCGATCGCGGTGAACGGAGTGTGCCTGACCGTCGTGGAGGTGGTCGGCGGCGACTCGTTCACCGCCGACGTCATGGCCGAGACGCTCAACCGCTCCAGCATCGGCAAGCTGGACATCGGCGCGAGGGTGAACCTGGAGCGTGCCGCCGCGCTGAACAGCAGGCTCGGTGGCCACCTGGTGCAGGGCCACGTCGACGGCACCGGCACCGTGCTCTCGCGCACCCCGTCGGACAACTGGGACGTGGTACGGATCTCACTTCCCGACAACCTCGCCCGCTACGTCGTGGAGAAGGGTTCGATCACCGTCGACGGCATCTCGCTCACGGTCTCCGGACTCGGGGTCGCCGACGAGCCCACCGAGACCGGCGACCGGGACTGGTTCGAGGTCTCGCTCATCCCCACCACACTCGCGCTGACCAATCTCGGCTCCGCCACTGTCGGCACCACCGTGAATCTGGAAGCAGACGTGATCGCCAAGTACGTCGAACGCCTCCAACAGCGCGGCTAG
- the rpe gene encoding ribulose-phosphate 3-epimerase yields MIAPSILSADFAHLADEADVVAGADWLHVDVMDAHFVPNLTIGLPVVESLLKATDIPLDCHLMIENPGRWAPPYAEAGAHNVTFHAEATDDPIAVARDIRAAGAKAGLSVKPNTPIEPYLEILREFDTLLVMSVEPGFGGQSFIPEVLEKARIVRNLVDAGELRLLVEIDGGINTDTIEAAAAAGVDCFVAGSAVYGTADPGATVQALRRQAASAQAR; encoded by the coding sequence ATGATCGCTCCCTCCATCCTGTCCGCCGACTTCGCGCACCTCGCGGACGAGGCAGACGTCGTCGCAGGCGCCGATTGGCTGCACGTCGACGTGATGGACGCGCACTTCGTGCCGAACCTCACAATCGGCCTTCCCGTGGTCGAGAGCCTGCTGAAGGCGACCGACATCCCGCTGGACTGCCACCTGATGATCGAGAACCCGGGCCGTTGGGCGCCGCCGTACGCCGAGGCGGGCGCGCACAACGTGACCTTCCACGCGGAGGCGACCGACGACCCGATCGCGGTCGCGCGCGATATCCGCGCCGCCGGCGCCAAAGCGGGGCTCTCGGTGAAGCCGAACACACCGATCGAGCCGTATCTGGAGATTCTGCGCGAGTTCGACACGCTGCTGGTGATGAGCGTGGAGCCGGGTTTCGGCGGACAGTCCTTCATCCCGGAGGTGCTGGAGAAGGCGCGCATCGTGCGCAACCTGGTCGATGCCGGTGAGCTTCGGCTGCTGGTCGAGATCGATGGCGGCATCAACACCGACACCATCGAGGCGGCCGCGGCGGCGGGCGTCGACTGCTTCGTCGCCGGGTCCGCGGTCTACGGCACCGCCGACCCGGGAGCCACCGTGCAGGCCTTGCGCAGGCAGGCGGCCTCGGCGCAAGCGCGCTGA
- a CDS encoding GNAT family N-acetyltransferase: MEPGACVLAAAFADDPLMIYFWPRSRRRRKALPLFWDARIASRRQNGLVDLAHDAEGNLACVALWEPAGVVSPMAKPLTMLRATGRSTIRALAAGRQLERARPATPHLYLAAIGTLPGSQGQGLATALLERRLSSAEQPCFLISDSHGTVPFYQRFGFEPHGELTIDHGLVVYPMVRAN; this comes from the coding sequence ATGGAGCCGGGTGCGTGCGTTCTCGCGGCGGCTTTCGCCGACGATCCGCTGATGATCTACTTCTGGCCGCGTTCGCGACGGCGGCGGAAAGCCTTGCCGCTGTTCTGGGATGCACGCATCGCGTCGCGTAGGCAGAACGGGCTGGTCGACCTCGCGCACGACGCGGAAGGAAACCTCGCCTGCGTGGCGCTGTGGGAACCCGCCGGTGTGGTGTCGCCGATGGCGAAGCCGCTGACGATGCTGCGAGCCACGGGCAGGAGCACGATCCGGGCGCTGGCCGCCGGGCGCCAGCTGGAACGGGCACGACCGGCGACGCCCCACCTGTATCTGGCCGCAATCGGGACGCTGCCCGGATCGCAAGGGCAGGGACTGGCGACGGCACTGCTGGAGCGGCGGCTGTCGTCGGCCGAGCAGCCCTGCTTCCTGATCTCGGACAGCCACGGCACCGTGCCGTTCTATCAGCGCTTCGGGTTCGAACCACACGGTGAGTTGACGATCGACCACGGTCTCGTCGTGTACCCGATGGTGCGGGCGAACTGA
- the fmt gene encoding methionyl-tRNA formyltransferase: MRVVFAGTPEPAVPSLRRLLESSRHEVIAVVTRPDAVAGRGRKVTRSPVGRLADEHGIPVLTPARPSEPEFVAHLTELAPDCCPVVAYGALLPQPVLGIPRFGWINLHFSLLPAWRGAAPVQAAIDAGDEVTGASAFQIEAGLDTGPVFGMVTEKISVTDTAGTLLQRLADSGSRLLEVTLDGVEDGTLEAVPQSTDGVSYAPKVAVEAGHVRWDQPALAISRRIRAVTPAPGAWTEVDGTRLKLGPVELVEEVLPERVIEVRKSGVFVGTATTAVRLDQVQPQGKRMMAALDWARGARLRPGAVVE; the protein is encoded by the coding sequence ATGCGCGTCGTCTTCGCGGGAACCCCCGAACCGGCGGTGCCGTCGTTGCGGCGCTTGCTGGAATCGTCGCGCCACGAGGTGATCGCCGTGGTGACCCGACCGGACGCGGTGGCCGGGCGCGGACGGAAGGTGACCAGGTCGCCGGTCGGCAGGCTGGCCGATGAGCACGGCATCCCGGTGCTCACGCCCGCGCGGCCGTCGGAGCCGGAGTTCGTCGCACATCTCACCGAATTGGCGCCGGACTGCTGTCCTGTCGTGGCGTATGGCGCGCTGCTGCCGCAGCCGGTGCTCGGCATACCGCGCTTCGGCTGGATCAACCTGCATTTCTCGCTGTTGCCCGCGTGGCGTGGCGCGGCGCCGGTGCAGGCGGCGATCGACGCGGGTGACGAGGTCACCGGCGCGTCGGCCTTCCAGATCGAGGCCGGACTGGACACCGGACCGGTGTTCGGCATGGTGACCGAGAAGATCTCCGTCACCGACACCGCGGGTACGCTGCTGCAGCGCCTGGCCGACAGCGGCTCCCGGCTGCTGGAAGTGACGCTGGACGGCGTGGAGGACGGCACGCTGGAGGCGGTGCCGCAGTCCACCGACGGCGTGTCGTACGCGCCCAAGGTTGCCGTCGAGGCGGGGCATGTCCGGTGGGACCAGCCCGCTCTGGCCATCAGCAGGCGTATTCGCGCGGTCACCCCCGCCCCGGGTGCGTGGACCGAGGTCGACGGCACCCGGCTGAAACTCGGTCCGGTCGAGCTGGTCGAGGAGGTGCTGCCGGAGCGGGTGATCGAGGTCCGCAAGTCCGGCGTCTTCGTCGGCACCGCCACCACCGCCGTGCGGCTCGATCAGGTTCAGCCGCAAGGCAAGCGGATGATGGCCGCGCTCGACTGGGCGCGCGGCGCCCGCCTGCGGCCCGGCGCGGTGGTCGAGTGA
- a CDS encoding ATP-binding protein: MINFSAEQGLYSTPVEIRVAASVTQLPIVRGLAETLVLLSDFTLDEVADVRLAVDEVCSTLIAVAAPETSLNCRFTVGDTELLVRVDGIAEKPGLPDQRSFGWHVLRTLTDAVEATQDSFDTTVSGYPTTVEFRRVRGKA; encoded by the coding sequence GTGATCAATTTTTCGGCGGAACAGGGGCTCTACAGCACCCCGGTGGAGATTCGGGTGGCCGCGTCGGTGACACAGCTGCCCATCGTGCGTGGGCTCGCCGAAACCCTCGTCCTACTCAGCGATTTCACGCTGGACGAGGTGGCCGACGTCCGGCTCGCCGTCGATGAGGTCTGCTCGACGCTGATCGCGGTCGCGGCCCCGGAAACGAGCCTGAACTGCCGATTTACCGTCGGTGACACCGAACTGCTCGTGCGGGTCGACGGCATCGCGGAGAAGCCGGGACTACCGGACCAGCGCAGCTTCGGCTGGCACGTCCTGCGTACGCTCACCGACGCGGTGGAGGCGACGCAGGATTCGTTCGACACGACGGTTTCCGGATATCCGACGACGGTGGAGTTCCGTCGGGTCCGGGGGAAGGCGTAG
- a CDS encoding RsmB/NOP family class I SAM-dependent RNA methyltransferase, with the protein MSPREDDGRDRRRDERDAARERVKRSGRPNRSDQTGPTAGQPAPSSAGRQQDRNGADRPRAAEQPARGESRGRDRDEQRTSAAQRAGRADRSPQRRPDRSGSKAVARQGSRATGRSDRKEPADPARVVARDVLRAVRERDAYANLVLPALLRERGLSGRDAALATELAYGACRSLGLLDAVIAKGAGRPIEEIDGPLLDVLRLGVYQLLRTRIGAHAAVDTSVVLARAEFGAGKAGFVNAVLRRAAEKTIEQWVDALAPADPVGRLSFEYAHPAWIAQAFADALGARAGELRDMLAADDARPLVHLVARPGDITAEELALVTGGAEGRWSPYAVYLDGGDPGKLEPVREGMAAVQDEGSQLVALALTRAALEGPDNGRWLDLCAGPGGKAALLGAIAAIDGFRVDAVEPAAHRAELVRKAVRDLPVDVHVADGRASGLPPGYDRILVDAPCTGLGALRRRPEARWRRTPADVRDLVVLQRELLTAAWDLVRPGGVVLYSTCSPHLPETVSIVADAVRRLGAEQLDTRDLLPGVTDVGDGPGAQLWPHRHGTDAMYLAALRKPR; encoded by the coding sequence GTGAGCCCGCGCGAGGACGACGGCCGCGATCGGCGGCGTGACGAACGGGATGCCGCGCGCGAGCGTGTGAAGCGATCCGGCCGCCCGAATCGGTCCGATCAGACCGGACCGACCGCCGGTCAGCCTGCGCCGTCCAGCGCCGGACGGCAGCAGGACCGGAACGGCGCCGATCGGCCGCGGGCGGCCGAACAGCCTGCCCGAGGCGAGAGCCGCGGTCGTGATCGGGACGAACAGCGCACCTCCGCGGCACAGCGCGCGGGCCGGGCGGACCGTTCCCCCCAGCGACGCCCGGACCGCAGCGGATCGAAAGCCGTTGCGCGACAAGGCTCCCGGGCTACCGGTCGATCGGACCGGAAAGAACCGGCCGACCCGGCTCGGGTGGTCGCCAGGGATGTGCTGCGAGCGGTCCGCGAACGCGATGCCTATGCCAATCTCGTCCTGCCAGCGCTGTTGCGGGAACGGGGATTATCCGGGCGGGACGCGGCGTTGGCGACCGAACTCGCCTACGGCGCCTGCCGGTCGCTGGGGCTGCTCGACGCGGTGATCGCCAAGGGAGCGGGCAGGCCGATCGAGGAGATCGACGGACCGCTGCTGGACGTGCTCCGGCTCGGCGTCTACCAGCTGTTGCGGACCAGGATCGGCGCGCACGCGGCGGTCGACACCTCGGTGGTGTTGGCCCGCGCCGAGTTCGGCGCGGGCAAGGCCGGTTTCGTCAACGCTGTGTTGCGGCGGGCGGCGGAGAAGACCATCGAGCAGTGGGTCGATGCGCTCGCACCCGCCGATCCCGTAGGGCGCTTGTCTTTCGAGTACGCCCACCCGGCGTGGATCGCGCAGGCGTTCGCCGATGCGCTCGGCGCGCGAGCAGGGGAGCTGCGCGACATGCTCGCCGCCGACGACGCCCGTCCGCTTGTGCACTTGGTGGCCCGGCCCGGCGACATCACCGCGGAGGAACTCGCGCTGGTCACCGGCGGTGCGGAAGGCCGGTGGTCGCCGTACGCGGTGTATCTGGACGGAGGCGACCCCGGCAAGCTCGAGCCGGTGCGCGAAGGTATGGCGGCCGTGCAGGACGAAGGCAGCCAGCTGGTGGCGCTCGCGCTGACCCGGGCCGCGCTCGAAGGGCCGGACAACGGCCGCTGGCTCGACCTGTGCGCGGGACCCGGTGGCAAGGCCGCGTTGCTGGGGGCGATCGCCGCGATCGATGGCTTCCGGGTGGACGCGGTCGAACCGGCCGCGCATCGCGCCGAACTGGTGCGCAAGGCCGTGCGCGACCTCCCCGTGGACGTCCATGTCGCCGACGGTCGCGCCAGCGGACTGCCCCCGGGTTACGACCGAATCCTGGTGGACGCGCCGTGCACCGGCCTCGGGGCGCTGCGGCGCAGACCCGAGGCGCGTTGGCGGCGCACCCCCGCGGACGTTCGCGATCTGGTCGTGTTGCAGCGCGAATTGCTCACCGCCGCTTGGGATCTGGTGCGTCCCGGTGGTGTCGTGCTGTACTCGACCTGCTCGCCGCATCTGCCGGAGACCGTGTCGATCGTCGCCGATGCGGTGCGCCGTCTCGGCGCGGAACAACTGGACACCCGCGATCTGCTGCCCGGCGTCACCGACGTCGGGGACGGACCGGGTGCGCAGCTGTGGCCGCACCGGCACGGCACCGACGCGATGTACCTGGCCGCGCTGCGCAAACCACGCTGA
- a CDS encoding RNA polymerase sigma factor SigF — MADEDTVFDSQHDDADTLTTEDDAEDVEESETIEAAGAVPGYDDVGLLFEQLSASEPGSARHTALRAELISRCIPLADHIARKFSGRGEPFDDLTQVARVGLVHAVDRFDVERGSNFLSFAVPTIMGEVRRYFRDNTWAMRVPRRVKETHLRIGAAIDSLSQTLGRSPTAKEIAAELDVDPDEVTQAVIAGNAYQPSSIDAATLGRDTDASLLDTLGEEESQFDRVEEYVAIRPLLAGLPERERRILTMRFFESMTQTQIAQQMGISQMHVSRILAKTLARLREQSSRE, encoded by the coding sequence GTGGCGGACGAAGACACCGTGTTCGACTCCCAGCACGACGACGCCGACACCCTGACCACGGAGGACGACGCCGAGGACGTCGAGGAAAGCGAAACCATCGAAGCCGCGGGCGCGGTCCCCGGATACGACGATGTCGGTCTGCTCTTCGAGCAGCTTTCGGCCAGTGAGCCCGGCTCGGCCCGGCACACGGCGCTGCGCGCGGAACTGATCAGCCGCTGCATTCCGCTCGCCGATCACATCGCGCGCAAGTTCAGCGGCCGTGGTGAGCCGTTCGACGACCTGACCCAGGTGGCCCGGGTCGGTCTGGTGCACGCGGTGGACCGCTTCGACGTCGAGCGCGGTTCGAATTTCCTGTCGTTCGCGGTGCCGACCATCATGGGCGAGGTCCGCCGATACTTCCGGGACAACACGTGGGCGATGCGAGTCCCCCGGCGGGTCAAGGAGACTCACCTACGCATCGGCGCGGCGATCGACTCCCTATCCCAGACGCTCGGACGCTCGCCGACCGCGAAGGAGATCGCGGCGGAGCTGGACGTGGACCCGGACGAGGTCACCCAGGCCGTCATCGCGGGCAACGCCTACCAGCCCAGTTCGATCGACGCGGCCACGCTCGGCCGCGACACCGACGCCTCGCTGCTGGACACCCTCGGCGAGGAAGAGTCCCAGTTCGACCGGGTCGAGGAGTACGTCGCGATCCGGCCGCTGCTGGCCGGGCTGCCCGAGCGGGAGCGGCGCATCCTCACCATGCGGTTCTTCGAATCGATGACCCAGACCCAGATCGCCCAGCAGATGGGCATCTCCCAGATGCACGTGTCGCGCATCCTCGCGAAAACCCTTGCCCGCCTGCGCGAACAGTCCAGCCGGGAATGA